The genomic segment ATCGACCAATAGCCGCGCTCCTCTCCCACGGGGGGGCGGGACCCTGAGGGTGACGAGCAGCCGCGCGGCCCAACCAGGCGCGGCGGGACGGGGGGGCTGATTCTGGAAGCCATTACGCCAGTGTCGGAGGGCGGAGGCCGTTGAGCGGGGCCCGCCGGCTGCCGGCGGTACGCAAATTGCGTACCGTTGGCGGTTGCTAAGGGCcgcggctggggggggggagcgggaaGGGGGCGCGCGGCCTCCACAGGGCCCTGAggggccccgcgcccccctcccCGACCCGGGGGGGGCCGCGACCCCTCGAGGCGCCCCCGAAAGCCCTTCACGAGGCTCCCCTCGGGGCCATGgcgtcgccgcccgcccccccGGCCAAGAAGCGCAAGATGAACTTCTCGGAGCGCGAGGTGGAGATCATCGTGGAGGAGCTGGAGCGCGGCAAGCACCTGCTGGTCAACCACTTCAACGCCGGCGTGCCCCTGGCCGCCAAGGCCGCCGCCTGGCACGACATCCTGCGGCGCGTCAACGCCGTGGCCACCTGCCGCCGAGAGCTGCCCGAGGTGAAGAAGAAGTGGTCGGACCTCAAGACCGAGGTGCGCCGCAAGGTGGCCCAGGTGCGGGCCGCCATGGAAGGACAAGGCGGTGAAGGACAAGGcggtggagcaggaggaggaggaggaggaggaggaggcacgGCGGAGGGCGAGGAGGCGGCGGGAggggcggcggccgcccccGTCATCCTCACGCCCATGCAGCAGCGCATCTGCAACCTGCTGGGGGAGGCCACCATCATCAGCCTGCCCGGCGGGGAGTGCGGCGCGGGGGACGGCGGCGAGATCCCCATCACCGCCGCGGCCGCCACCGTCACGCTGACGCAGAGTGAGTGCGGCGCCCGCACGAGGGGCGGTTGGAGGTCTTGTGGGGagccccacccccaccccaagtAACAAAAAGCCCCTTCCCAAAGTGCTGTAGGGGAGCGGCTCCAAGGTGGTCATGTACTGCAAGTCAGCTTTGACAGCTGGGGTCGGCCTTAAGAGCAGGAATTGTGCGGTCCCCTTCTCgcagaacaaaagcaaagggaGAAATATCTCCAAGGCCCACTCCCTGGTGTGCCCCAAAGAGGAGCTGTCTGGTTGATAGGCGCCGTTCTGGGCCTTTGCCCTTCCGTCAGTTGGTGAATGGTGCTTGGAAGGAGCCCGCCAAACTGCAGGGTGAAGCGGGATTCTGTCTAGACAGACATAGCGTGCCCTGTTCCCTTGGACTTTAGCGTGTACACCCCAGAAGGAAGCCGAGATGAGGGTGGAGCAGCCTTAAATAGCTCATTTTGTGCGCTCACTGTTTGCTGGACGTTATCTCGGCGAACAGGCAGTGTTACAGTTACCTTCATTGAATAGTTCTGTAGATAAAACCActccttttgctgctgctccttaCCCCTTTCTGTCCTTTGTTCTCAGTTCCTGCGGAGACGACCTACCACAGCCTGGAGGATGGCGTCGTGGAGTACTGCACCACGGAAGCCCCCGCGACGGTTACGGCCGAGGCACCCCTGGAGATGATGGCGCATCA from the Anas platyrhynchos isolate ZD024472 breed Pekin duck chromosome 18, IASCAAS_PekinDuck_T2T, whole genome shotgun sequence genome contains:
- the NAIF1 gene encoding nuclear apoptosis-inducing factor 1 — encoded protein: MASPPAPPAKKRKMNFSEREVEIIVEELERGKHLLVNHFNAGVPLAAKAAAWHDILRRVNAVATCRRELPEVKKKWSDLKTEVRRKVAQVRAAMEGQGGEGQGGGAGGGGGGGGGTAEGEEAAGGAAAAPVILTPMQQRICNLLGEATIISLPGGECGAGDGGEIPITAAAATVTLTQIPAETTYHSLEDGVVEYCTTEAPATVTAEAPLEMMAHQHEVSAKPQELKSRIALNSAKLLQEQRVTNLHVKEIAQHLEQQNDLLQMIRRSQEVQACAQERQAQAMEGTQAALSALIQVLRPMIKDFRRFLQSNTPSPSVTADPSQTGQQDGIIQ